In Rhizophagus irregularis chromosome 19, complete sequence, the following are encoded in one genomic region:
- a CDS encoding UDP-glucose 6-dehydrogenase 1, producing the protein MTTQVKKICCLGAGYVGGPTCAVIAYKCHDIDVTIVDLNESRIAAWNSDHLPIYEPGLDKIVFERRGKNLFFTTQVEQSVLEADLIFVSVNTPTKKSGLGAGFAADLAYVESATRQIADVAKSSKIVVEKSTVPCRTAESMRTILEANSNENIRFDILSNPEFLAEGTAINDLLNPDRVLIGGLQTPEGMKAQQALVEVYAHWVPTDRIITTNLWSSELSKLAANALLAQRISSINALSAICEATGADIDEVAYACGRDTRIGPKFLKASVGFGGSCFQKDILNLVYLSEQLNLPEVAAYWKQVVDLNEYQKKRFVSHVIKTLFNTITNKKIAIFGFAFKKDTGDTRESAAITLCKDFIQENAKVRIYDPKVTTEQIFLDLSEPGVVDNTKQLKNRVTIAKSAYEASEDADAIVIATEWDEFKELDYQKIYDQMHKPAFIFDGRLILDAEKLRNIGFRVHTIGRAEA; encoded by the exons ATGAGTCTCGTATTGCTGCTTGGAATTCTGATCATCTTCCAATTTATGAACCTGGTCttgataaaattgtttttgaaCGTCgtggaaaaaatttattctttactACCCAAGTTGAACAATCTGTTTTGGAAGCTGACTTAATTTTTGTGTCCGTGAATACTCCAACAAAAAAATCTGGTTTGGGTGCTGGTTTTGCCGCTGACTTGGC tTATGTTGAATCAGCTACCCGTCAAATTGCTGATGTCGCGAAAAGTTCAAAGATCGTTGTTGAAAAATCTACTGTACCATGCCGTACTGCAGAAAGCATGCGTACAATTTTAGAAGCTAATAGCAATGAAAATATTCGGTTTGATATTTTATCTAATCCGGAATTTCTTGCTGAAGGAACTGCTatcaatgatttattaaaCCCTGATCGTGTATTAATTGGAGGTTTACAAACTCCAGAAGGTATGAAAGCTCAACAAGCATTAGTTGAAGTTTATGCTCATTGGGTTCCTACCGATCGTATTATTACCACCAATTTATGGTCATCTGAACTTTCAAAATTG GCTGCCAATGCTTTGTTGGCTCAACGTATTTCATCAATTAATGCTTTGTCTGCAATTTGTGAAGCAACAGGCGCTGATATTGATGAAGTTGCTTATGCATGTGGAAGAGATACACGTATTGGTCCCAAATTCTTAAAAGCTTCTGTTGGATTCGGTGGTAGTTGCTTTCAAAAAGACATTTTGAATTTGGTTTATTTATCAGAACAACTTAATTTACCTGAAGTTGCAGCATATTGGAAACAAGTAGttgatttaaatgaatatcAAAAGAAACGTTTTGTTTCTCATGTTATTAAAACTCTGTTTAATACcatcacaaataaaaaaatcgctATATTTGGATTTGCTTTTAAGAAAGATACTGGTGATACTCGTGAATCAGCTGCTATTACTTTATGTAAAGATTTTATTCAAGAGAATGCCAAAGTTCGTATTTATGATCCAAAAGTTACTACCGAACAAATCTTTCTTGATTTGAGTGAACCTGGTGTTGTCGATAATACTAAACaat TAAAAAACCGCGTTACGATTGCAAAATCCGCATACGAGGCATCTGAAGATGCGGATGCTATAGTAATCGCCACTGAATGGGATGAATTTAAA GAAttagattatcaaaaaatttacgaTCAAATGCATAAACCAGCTTTCATTTTCGACGGACGTCTTATTCTCGACGCCGAAAAATTGCGAAATATTGGATTCCGTGTTCATACTATTGGACGAGCTGAagcttaa